DNA from Natronomonas salsuginis:
TCCGACCTCCTCGCAGTCGCGCTGTTTCATCGAGACGTACGTCTCGCTGGCGGGATCGTCGCTCATCAACACGGTCGCGAGTCCGGGTTCGACGCCCTCGTCGTCGAGCGTCGCGATGCACGCCGCGAGCGATTCGCGAATGTCGGCGGCGACGGCCTTTCCGTCGATGACCTCGGTCATTGTCGAAAGAGGGGTCGCCCGGACGTATCAATGATTCGGGTTCGTGGTGTTTCTGCGTGTATTGTGCGCTCGAATAGGCACGAACGTGCCATCCGATGGGCTCACAGTTCCCCGTCGAGCACCTTTGCGGCCGTCAACACCGGGTCCCACGTGGTGTTGAACGGCGGCGCGTACGCGAGGTCGTAGTTCGCGAGGTCGTCGACGGTGGCCCCCTCGGTGACCGCGCCGACGAGGGCGTGGCTCCGGTGGACGGCCCCCTCGCCGTACTCGCTCACGAGGCTGCCGCCGAGCACTCGGCCGGACTCGCGATCGGCCGTCAGCGTCACGCGAACCGTTCCGCCTTCCGGGTAGTAGCCGGCTCGCGACTTCGCATCGATGGTCTTCGAAATCGGGTCGAATCCCGCCTCTCGGGCTTCCTCCTCGTCTAGCAGTCCAGTCCGAGCCGCCTCGACCTCGAAGGCTTTGACGGCCGCCGTGCCGGCGATCCCCCCGGCCACGGACGGCGTGCCTGCGACGGTCTGGCCGACGGCCCGACCGTGTCGGTTCGCGGTCAGCGCGAGCGGGACGTAGTCCGGTTCGTCGGTCACGACGTGTTCGGCCTCCGAACAGTCGCCGGCCGCGTACACGTCCGGTAGGTTCGTCTCGCGGTATGCGTCGGTCGCGATCGCGCCCGTTGGCCCGAGTTCGATTCCCGCATCCTCGGCCAGTTCGGTCCGCGGGCTGACGCCCGTTCCGAGGAGAACCATCTCGACGGGAACCCGTTCGTCGGCCGTCGCGACGGCCTCGACGGCGGCCGAACCCTCGATCGACTCGACTTCGGCGTCCAGATACACGGCGACCGACTGGTCTTCGAGATGCTCGGCGACGGCCTCGCTTGTCGCTTGACTGAACCCCCTGAGCACGCGGTCGCCGCGCTGGAAGAGGTGCACCTCGAAATCGTTCGCGACCAGCGCTTCCGCCATCTCGATGCCGATGTAGCCGCCACCGACGACGGCGACGGGCCCGGTGCAGTTCTCGAGATACTGACACGCC
Protein-coding regions in this window:
- a CDS encoding FAD-dependent oxidoreductase; the encoded protein is MDETFVVIGGDAAGMSAASKAKRDEPDLDVVVFEKGQWVSYGACGLPYYVKGEIQSLDELVSVTPEEFREERHIDLRTGHEVTHIDPENRTVTARSGDGETVQPYDHLLIATGAAAIEPSIDGIDLDGVYTLGSMTDGKELREFVARSRESSPSDQPDRGPACQYLENCTGPVAVVGGGYIGIEMAEALVANDFEVHLFQRGDRVLRGFSQATSEAVAEHLEDQSVAVYLDAEVESIEGSAAVEAVATADERVPVEMVLLGTGVSPRTELAEDAGIELGPTGAIATDAYRETNLPDVYAAGDCSEAEHVVTDEPDYVPLALTANRHGRAVGQTVAGTPSVAGGIAGTAAVKAFEVEAARTGLLDEEEAREAGFDPISKTIDAKSRAGYYPEGGTVRVTLTADRESGRVLGGSLVSEYGEGAVHRSHALVGAVTEGATVDDLANYDLAYAPPFNTTWDPVLTAAKVLDGEL